A single window of Okeanomitos corallinicola TIOX110 DNA harbors:
- a CDS encoding DEAD/DEAH box helicase, with protein sequence MNTPNYSLLLQSLWTPPTTPIAENSHPNHHPPEPTEITEFLGEEILYQQTIPATEPNLKTIPKDLPKQLIKALQSLGITQLYSHQIKALQAIRTGKSFILTSPTASGKTLSTYPGILEGCMNQQHRALAFYGLRALALDQFHKISQLLSTIPQKYRPVLAMITGDVKSAEREQILASEPHILGVTPELIHFQLKQLWKSPNWANFYQRLRYILIDEAHTLSGSYGANMAWLIRRIKLAVDKYGGDSQKLQFIFLSATCGNPKQLALKISGLKPTKLNPKPLIWIRKSGASAPQKQIIVTQPSYNLTADTARIIQFLLNQNKSGIAFCNSRRSVRELTELLKSNQVTAFYSGITSERRAEVVNQLQSGIIKWIIATEALEAGIDLPELECCVLRGWPGSKMAYQQRSGRAGRSQPGLTVLLPNALNPIDCYVAEHPEMLVSGEAEEVFFNDEYPIFAAKHLMCAAAETGIPTNKIKHYFGAAAFDVAKLLLAQGHLHKGRNGLWAKGYPHKDVNFRGGLSQTTIKLIAAISGEELEEISEDIAHREVHPQAIYKRQNAKGQMLTYQCISLDLNSKRAILKQVTDSSIFTVATTISQTSSLTVLTDPVNLPLLFSPDSLEEKKQGEQEQKIKGKVSHKTDILVIGKSVKEEQRIKGEISHSVPLSEVEECQVELTRNKRRPKVVPKATAEMQRSQCVGEAVRSWGCPPGGTAERVSRLVSEAPLLAKLSQREQEAATGATQRNEGLREILRKSCQEYLTLELSFGEVQHITSGYNLMTQIHEQTCLNKRCLNYKEPLPQQPRCPLCRKLTRKAVIVKTLSEEKFKQPFRTQFSAPMVKVTINSSAREYIQQFAKEIRSGLTRSKEPIPSGYQQLWEYSSTFIAMHSFGHQIMRALQLVATVDPKQVNFTVVKELGDGNNYTGYFYDTSDGGNGAAEAVFKHLPKLAEVGRVMARDCNCHTGCAKCLIQHGCPDGNTALLKQMGLVLLDAVAIAET encoded by the coding sequence ATGAACACGCCCAACTACAGCTTATTACTACAAAGCCTGTGGACACCACCTACCACACCCATTGCCGAAAATTCCCACCCCAATCACCATCCCCCAGAACCAACAGAAATCACCGAATTTCTAGGAGAAGAAATACTCTATCAACAAACAATTCCCGCCACCGAACCCAACCTCAAAACCATCCCCAAAGACCTACCAAAACAACTAATAAAAGCCCTACAATCATTAGGAATTACCCAACTTTACTCCCATCAAATCAAAGCCTTACAAGCAATTAGAACAGGTAAAAGTTTTATCCTCACATCCCCTACAGCCAGTGGTAAAACCCTCAGCACATACCCCGGCATTCTCGAAGGTTGCATGAATCAACAACACCGAGCCTTAGCATTTTATGGACTGCGAGCTTTAGCACTAGACCAATTCCATAAAATCTCACAATTACTTTCTACCATACCTCAAAAATATCGCCCAGTCTTAGCAATGATCACAGGAGATGTCAAATCAGCAGAAAGAGAACAAATTCTTGCCAGTGAACCCCATATATTAGGTGTCACTCCCGAATTAATTCACTTCCAACTCAAACAACTTTGGAAATCACCAAATTGGGCAAACTTTTATCAACGATTACGCTACATCTTAATTGATGAAGCACACACCCTTTCCGGTAGCTATGGCGCAAACATGGCTTGGTTAATTCGCCGCATTAAACTAGCAGTAGATAAATACGGTGGTGACTCCCAAAAACTGCAATTTATCTTCCTCAGTGCTACTTGTGGTAATCCTAAACAATTAGCTTTAAAAATCTCTGGTTTAAAACCTACAAAACTCAACCCCAAACCCTTAATTTGGATTCGTAAAAGTGGCGCATCTGCACCACAAAAACAAATAATTGTCACCCAACCGAGTTACAATTTAACTGCTGACACAGCCCGAATAATTCAATTTTTACTCAATCAAAATAAATCAGGAATCGCTTTTTGTAACTCCCGGCGCAGTGTGCGAGAATTAACAGAACTGTTAAAATCAAACCAAGTTACCGCATTTTATAGTGGCATTACGTCCGAGCGTCGAGCCGAAGTAGTTAATCAACTTCAGTCTGGTATAATCAAGTGGATAATTGCCACAGAAGCCTTAGAAGCAGGAATTGATTTACCAGAATTAGAATGTTGTGTATTGCGTGGCTGGCCTGGTTCTAAAATGGCGTATCAGCAACGCAGTGGTAGAGCAGGACGTTCTCAACCAGGACTAACAGTGCTGCTTCCCAATGCTTTAAATCCCATTGACTGTTATGTGGCAGAACATCCAGAAATGCTAGTATCTGGAGAAGCTGAGGAAGTGTTTTTTAATGATGAATATCCCATCTTTGCAGCCAAACATTTGATGTGTGCAGCCGCAGAAACAGGTATTCCCACAAACAAAATTAAACACTATTTCGGTGCAGCCGCTTTTGATGTCGCCAAACTGTTATTAGCCCAAGGACATTTACACAAAGGTCGTAATGGTTTATGGGCTAAAGGTTATCCCCATAAAGATGTTAATTTTCGTGGTGGTTTATCGCAAACAACTATCAAATTAATCGCCGCAATTTCTGGGGAAGAATTAGAGGAAATATCTGAAGATATCGCTCATCGAGAAGTGCATCCCCAAGCTATTTATAAACGACAAAATGCTAAGGGACAAATGCTGACTTATCAATGTATTTCTCTAGACCTGAACAGTAAACGAGCGATTTTAAAACAAGTAACAGATAGTTCAATTTTTACAGTTGCAACTACAATATCACAAACCAGTAGTTTAACTGTGCTGACTGACCCAGTAAATTTACCATTATTGTTTTCTCCAGATAGTTTAGAAGAAAAGAAACAGGGGGAACAGGAACAGAAAATAAAGGGGAAAGTTTCGCACAAAACTGACATCCTAGTCATAGGAAAATCTGTGAAGGAGGAACAGAGAATAAAGGGGGAAATTTCGCATTCTGTACCTCTATCTGAAGTTGAAGAATGTCAAGTAGAACTTACGCGGAATAAACGTAGACCGAAGGTCGTGCCGAAGGCTACCGCAGAGATGCAGAGAAGCCAGTGCGTTGGTGAGGCAGTCCGGTCTTGGGGGTGTCCCCCAGGAGGAACTGCCGAAAGGGTTTCCCGACTTGTTAGCGAAGCTCCTCTGTTAGCGAAGCTCTCCCAAAGGGAGCAAGAGGCAGCAACTGGCGCAACGCAGAGAAATGAGGGTTTGAGAGAGATTTTGCGTAAGTCATGTCAGGAATATTTAACGCTGGAATTGAGTTTTGGGGAAGTGCAGCACATTACCAGTGGTTACAATTTAATGACGCAAATTCATGAGCAGACTTGTTTAAATAAACGCTGTCTCAATTATAAAGAACCCTTACCTCAACAACCGCGCTGTCCCCTGTGTCGTAAACTCACCCGCAAAGCTGTAATTGTCAAAACTTTATCAGAAGAAAAGTTTAAGCAACCTTTCCGTACTCAGTTTTCTGCTCCAATGGTAAAGGTAACAATTAACTCCAGTGCGCGGGAATATATCCAGCAATTTGCAAAGGAAATTAGAAGCGGTTTAACTCGCAGTAAAGAACCAATTCCTTCTGGTTATCAACAGTTGTGGGAATATTCCAGTACCTTCATTGCTATGCACAGCTTTGGACATCAAATTATGAGAGCATTACAGCTTGTAGCTACAGTTGACCCCAAACAGGTGAATTTTACTGTGGTGAAGGAGTTGGGAGACGGTAACAACTATACTGGTTATTTCTATGATACCAGTGATGGTGGCAATGGTGCGGCTGAAGCTGTGTTTAAACATCTGCCAAAACTAGCGGAGGTTGGTAGGGTAATGGCACGAGATTGTAATTGTCATACTGGCTGTGCTAAGTGTCTAATTCAACATGGTTGTCCCGATGGGAATACTGCTTTATTGAAGCAGATGGGGTTGGTGTTGTTAGATGCAGTTGCTATAGCTGAAACGTAG